The sequence below is a genomic window from Streptomyces sudanensis.
GTTCGAGCGCGGTGAGCAGCCGGTCCCTCAGGTGGAAGTACTCGTCCTGCCTGAGGCCGACGTTGGACGGGCTCACCTGCTTGCTGTCCCCGACGACCACCATCCGGTCGGCGAGCCAGCTCAGCAGCATGGCCTCCAGGCCGGACTGGCTGGCCTCGTCGACGATGACGACGTCGAAGATGCCGGGCCGGTCCATGGGCACGGTCTCCGCCACCTGGTGCAGCGGCATGATCCAGGCCGGCACCGCCGTCTGCGCCTTGCGCAGCGCGGCCTGGGCGTCGCGCCGGTAGCGGTGCTGGTACTTGCCCTTGATGCGGCGGGCGGCCTGCTGGTACGCGCTGAGGGCGCGGGACTGGTCGCCGGTGAGCAGCCCGAGGCAGCGGTGCCAGGCCCGGGCCGCGGCGAGCCGGGCGAGCATGATGCGTGCCTCGTCGTCGGCTTCCGTCAGCCGGCGGCGCAGGTCGCGCTCGGCCTGCGGGGCGGTCAGCCGCTCCATGCGGTCGCGCCACGCCGACCAGGCCCACGCCTCGGCGAGCAGCGGCAGCCGGGTGTCCCACACGGTGTCCTCGGCGGAACCGGCGATGCGGTCGGCGAGGGCGGGGAACGCCTCCCGCACCCGGGTGAGCGCGTCGTCCTGTTCGGCCCGCAGCCGGGCCGCCTCGCGCACCTCGGCGATCTCGTCGCTGAACTCGCGGTAGCCCTCCGGGTCCCGGGCCCGCACCGTGCCGAGGGCGCGGGCGACGGCGGGCGAGACGCCGGGCCGGTCGCTCCAGGAGCGCAGCAGCTCCTCGGCGGCCGTGATGACCTCGCGCGACTGTTCGGCCGCCCGGAGCGTGGCCGCCGCGCGCAGCAGGTCGCGTACGGCGTTCTCCACGGCGGGCTCGTGCCAGGGGGCGGTGGACAGCGCCGGGGAGGTGGCGGCGGCGGTGAGCACGTCGGTGCGGGCGGCGGTGACGGCGAGGAGCGCTTCGAGCACGTCGGCGTCCTGCCGCAGGCGGGCCAGTCGCGGACCGTGCCCCTGCCACGCGCCCGAGGGGGTGCCCCACTCGGCCTCCACCTGGGCCAGGCGGAGTTCGAGCCGGATCCGTGCGATGACGACGGCCGCGGTCGCGGCGTCCTCGGGGGCCCGGCCGTCGACCCGCACGGTCTGCACGAACCCGCCGACGGCCTTGGCCAGCCTCGTCCGGGTGCCGAGCGCGCCCCGCAGCTTCTGTCCCTGCAGGAGCCCGTCGTGCAGCCTGGTCGCCTGGGCGAGCGCATCGGCCGGGTCGTGCTGTTCCAGGCCGCTGACCATCGCGGTGCCCAGCGTGGCGAGGGCCGCGTCGACCGCGGTCAGGGCTTCGGTGACGGCGGTGTGGCGGCTGCGTGCCTGCCAGTCCTGCCCCGCGGTCGCCTCCCGCAGCAGGGCCGCGGCCCAGTCCCCGGCCGAGGCGGCGAGCGAGGCGGCCCGGGACCGGGCGGCGGAGAAGGCGTCGAGCGCGAGGGCGAGCCGCTGCCGCCCGGTGTCCCCGAGGCCGTGCACGGCTGCGTCGTACTGCCTGCTCAGCGGGTCCTCTCGTACCACCGTGTGCGCGTCCTCCGCGGCGCGCACCACGGCCACGGCTTCTTCGAACTCCGCGGGGCCCGGCAGTTCGGAGGGGCCGGGGACATCGGCCGCGAGGGCTCGGTGGTGCGGGGTGAAGGCCCGCGTGGCGTGCAGGAGGCGCAACGCGTCGTCGGCGCTCAGGGCCGGCTGCTCCCGGGGGACCGGGCCCAGCCAGTCGTAGCGCTCCGACTCGGCGGTGAGGCGTTCGGCGATCTCCTGGAGAGTGCCGTGGTAGTCGCCGATCTCCGCCTCGAACCGGTGGGTCTCCTGCTCCCGCAGCACCGCGAGATCGCGCAGCATGGCCTGCTGGGAGGAGCGGGCCGCGGCGAGCCTCGCCTGGAGGGTGCCGATCTCCTTCTGCGAGGCCTTCGGGTCGTAGCCGGCGTACTCCCTGAGGATCCTCTGGACGGACGCTTCGAGCTCCCGCTGGGCGGCCGCGCCGTCCTCGGTCCGGCTCACGCACAGGTCGCGTACGGACTCCGGCAGCTTGTCCCGCAGCACGCGCAGTGCGCGCGGGGTGTGGCTGGTGATGAGGACGCGCTTGCCCTGGGCGAGGAGGTCGGTCACCAGGTTGGCGATCGTGTGCGTCTTCCCGGTTCCGGGCGGTCCCTGGACGACGACGAGCCGGTTGGCGCGCAGGCGTTCGGCGATGGTGCGCTGCTCCTCGTTGGCCGGCAGCGCGAAGTACATCTCGGCGTCGCCGGCCTGCGTCCCGTCGTCCTCCGCCGCCGCGAGGTCGGCGGCGGTCAGGGTCCCGCCGCGGCCGGCTATGCGGCCGAGCAGTTCGGTGGGGGGCGTGCCCGCGTCGATCCGGCGGGCGATGGCCTTGAGCGCGTCCAGCGTCGAACGGCGGTTGCGTTCCCGCAGGACCAGCGCGGGAGTGAGTCCCACGTGGGGCACCTCCAGCGTCCGCGGCCGGAGGCGCTCCACGCCCGGTGAGTAGCCGCCGGCGCTGTGCGCCGCGTTGGTCCAGCTCCGCAGGGCGGTGTGCACGGCCTCCAGGTGCGCGGGGTCGGTCACGTCGGAGGCGCCGTCCAGCACGTCGATGATCCGCTCACGCACGGGGCCGGGTACGTGCTGGGCCCCCTCGAGCATGCCCTCCTCCAGTTCCGGCCCCATGGCCGTCGGGTCGGGGGCGGCGGTGAGGGTGCCGGTGGCCGGGTCGAGCTGGATGACGGCCCGGCGGGTGACCAGGTGGCGCTCGACGCGCTGGCCGCCGGCGGTCTGCCAGGTGAGGCGCCCGAGTCCCAGCACGAGCTCGTAGGCCTCACCGAGGTTGGCGGCGTCCTCGTGCATCTTGTGCATGCGGTCGTAGAGCCTGACGACGGGGTCGATGGCGCGGCGCCGCTCGGCCCACGCCAGCCACTCCTGCTCCCAGGCCGCGTACCGCTTCTCGATCCTCTCCCGCTCGGGGTGCCGGTCGAGTTCGTGGTACGTCTTCTCCAGGGGGATCCCCCGGGACCAGTCGGGGAACTCCGGTTCGATCCGGCGGCGCAGGTGCGGGGCGCGGTTCTGCTTGAAGTCGCGGATGCGGGTCTCGTCGACCCAGGGCGCGAGCAGGGGCGGGAGGTGGGGGGCGTCCTGGCGTTCGGGGCGGGCGACGGTCACCCAGGCCGGTTCCTCGGTCGCGAGGGCGCCGTCGAGCATCACGGAGACCTCGGGCGCGTGGGGCAGTTCCTCGAACCACACGACGCCCGCGGCACCGTCGAGGGTGCGCACGGGGCGGGTCCTGGACTCCTCCGCCTCGGCGAGGAACCGGAAGATCTGGCGGACGCGGAGGGCGTCGGGATCGCCGGGGGCGGTCTCCTGCGGCCGGGCGGGTCCGGCCNGCGCGCCCGCCGCGTCGGGGGCGCCCCGGCGGGGTCGGGGCCGGCGGGCCGCGGGGACGCGGGCCGGGCCGGTGCGGGGATCGTGCCCGGGCCGGGCCGGCCGCCGCCGTCCACCGGTTCCGGTTCGGGGTCCGTGAAGAGGGACGGCTGCCGCTCCCCGAACAGCGGCGCCTGGTCCGGAAGCGATCCCACCCGGAGGCGCCCGGCGCGCGGAAGGCCGCCGGGGGCCGTGGAGGCCGGCGCGCCCGCGGTGGTGAAGGTGACGCCCCGCCGGCCGTGGCGGCCGGGGAACCTCACCTCGATGTCCAGGTCCGCGGCGGTGCCCGCGGGAACGCAGTAGGCCCAGGTGGCGGACGTCCGGCGCCCCTCGCGCAGGGTGCCTTGGAGTTCCCCGTCGAGCACGGAGGACTCGCGGTCCACCACCCGGCGCCCGGTCTTGCCGTACGGTCCGCCGCGCACCAGCAGGGCGATCCCGTCGACGTCGACGGGCCGGGCGGTGTCGTTGTCCAGGTGGAGCGTGCACCGGATGAGGTCGTCGCCCTGCCGGTACCCCTCCGAGCCCTCCGGGTCGACGAGCTCGTAGGGCACGACGTCATCGACGCGGACGTGCAGTCCGTCGTCGTACCGGTAGCCGGAACCGACCGGCCGCACGCCTCCGCCGAAGCCGCTCTCGCCCTGGCTCACACGCCACCCCACTGCTGTTCAGGGCCACCTGGTGGCCATTCGGTGTCATTCCGCCCCGGCCACCCCGAGTGCGCACATAACGCACCCCTCGACGCCACGACTTGAGTGTGAACTCAGCACACAGGGCGAGAATATCAGCCGGGCCGCATCCCCATTCCGCGGGGCGGCGATCCGGCCGCGGGGCACCGCGCCCCGAAGCCGCCCCGGACGCCCGGCCCGTCGGCCGCCAAGTCCGCACGAAGACCAACGAGTTGAGCGACAGATGAATTGACTAAGTTCACAAGTGTGGTCCATGATTCCCCCGGAGCCGCCCGAGCGGGTTCCCGTCTGGCCGTCCGAGAGAGAAAGGCCGCACCCCGTGCACATGGAGGTAGTCCACGTCAGCCCCGAGCTGGCAGCGGAATGGCTCACCCGCAACACCAGCAACCGCCCCCTCAGCAAGAGCGCGGTGCAGCAGCTGGCCGGTCGGATCCAGCGGGGCGAATGGCAGTTGACGCACCAGGGCATCGCGTTCGACGAGGACGGCGTGCTGATCGACGGGCAGCACCGCCTGGCGGCCATCGCGAAGGCGGGGACGTCCGTGCCCCTGACCGTCACCCACGGCGTCCCCCGCGCCTCCTTCACGGTGATGGACACCGGGCGCAAGCGCACCGGCCGGGACACGCTCGCGCTGGCGGGCGAGGCCAACTCGGCCCACCTGGCGGCAGCCCTGCGCGGCCTCCACCTGTACCTGAACGCCCCCAACTCGGCCTGGAGCGGAGGTTCGTCCGTCACCAGCAACGACCAGCTGCTGACCCTGCTCGGCCGGCACCCCGGCATCCGTGACGCGCTGCAGCACGGCATCGCGCTCAACCGCGCGTGCCGGGTCACCGTCACCGCGGCGACCATCGGCTGGTACGTGACCACCGAGGCCCGGCCCGACATCGACCAGACCCCCTGGAAAGAGGGAATCGTCACCGGCGCGCGGCTCGAACCCGGCGACCCCCGCCTCACCCTGCGCAACACGATGCTCAGTCTCGCCACCGGCAAGGCCCACCGGCGCCGTGACGACTCACGCGAGCACCTGCTCTACTACCTCAAGGCGTGGAACGCGTGGGCCGAGGGCCGTTCCGTCAAGCTGCTGCGCCGCTCCCCCAACGAGACGATGCCGCGGATCTCCCGGCAGACGGCCGCGTCCCCGGCGCACGAGGCGCCCCGGCGGCCGTGAGCGACCGTGAGCAGCCGTGAGCGGCCGTGAGCGACCCGGAAACCGTTTCGCGTTGACCCAGTTCACGCGAAGCGCAGCGGGCACCACAGGCCCCGAACCCGCCGGACCGGCCGGCGGACCGCCCCCGTGCACAGGGAAAGGAAGCGCATGCGCGCACAGGAGATCACCTTCCTCAAACTCGTCCAGGGGGAGAAGCAGTTCCAGGTCCCCCTCTACCAGAGGACGTACAGCTGGGGCAGGGAGCAGCTGAAGCAGCTGTGGGAGGACATCGGCGAACTCGTCGACCAGCACCTGTCCGGAGAGGCCGCGGCCCCGCACTTCCTGGGCTCCGTGGTGCTCGCCCCCGGCCAGATCCAGGCCGGCGGGGTACAGCGGTGGCTGGTCGTGGACGGCCAGCAGCGGCTGACGACGCTCATGCTGGCGTTCACCGCGTTGCGCGACCACCTCAAGGAGACCGGCGACCCGCGCGGCGCGGACCGGGTGCACCGGCAGATCCTCGTGAACGAGTTCCACGAGGGGCTCGACCACTACCGCCTGCTGCCGACGCAGGCCGACCGCGAGGCGTACACGGCCTGCGTCCAGTCCCGCGCGGAAGCCGGTGGCAGCGACAACGTCGGCGCCGCCTACCGGTTCTTCCTCGGCGCGCTCGCCGAGGGCCGGGAAGCCTCCGGCGACGACCGGTGGATCGCGACGGTCGGGACGGTCCTCAAGGACCTGCTGTCGATCGTGGAGATCACCGCGGAGTCCGGCGACAACGTCTACCGGATCTTCGAGTCGATCAACAACACGGGTGTCGGGCTCAGCCAGAGCGACCTGCTGCGCAACTACGTGTTCATGCTCCTGCCCAAGCGGGGCGAGCGGGTCTACCAGGAGCTGTGGCTGCCCATGCAGCAGAGCCTCGGCCCCAGGAACCTCGAACTCCTCGTCTGGCTGGACCTGGTGGTGCGCGGCCACCACAAGACCAAGCAGAGCGAGATCTACCGGGAGCAGCAGAAGCGGCTCCAGCCGCTGGCCGGCGACGAGGACGCCCTGCAGCGCGAGATGGCCCGGCTGGCCGAGCGCGGGAAGCGCTTCCTGCGCATCCTCGACCCGCAGCGTGAGCCCTCTCCCCCGCTGCGCGCGGTCCTGGAGCGCCTCGCGGCCTGGGGCGGCCAGACCCACTACCCGCTCGCCCTCCACCTGCTGGACCTCGTCGACGCGGGGGGCACGACGGCCGAGGACGCGGCGGAGGCACTCCTGTACGTCGAGTCGTACCTGGTGCGGCGCCTCGTCTGCCAGACACCGACGACGGGCCTCAACCGCATCTTCATGGACGCCCCGAAGGAGCTGGAGACCGACCGGCCGGCGGCCGAGGCGGTCCGCCGGTTCCTGTCCGGCCGGCGCCGCCGCTGGCCGAGCGACGAGGAGCTGCGCGAGGCGATCCGCAGCAAGCCGTTCTACTGGAGCGGTCGCCCCCCGCAGCGCAGCTACATCCTGCGCCGCCTGGAGGAGAGCTACGGCGCGAGCGAACCCGTCGACTTCGCCAAGGCGTCCCTCAGCGTGGAGCACGTCCTCCCCCAACGCCCCGTCGCCGCCTGGTTCGACCTGCTCGCGGAGGAGACCGAGCCGGGCCAGACCCCCCAGGAGCTGCACGACCTGCTGGTGCACACCCTCGGCAACCTCACGCTCACCGGGGACAACGCGAAGCTGTCCAACAACCCCTTCGAGCGCAAGCAGCAGATCCTCGACTCCAGTGCCCTGCGCATGAACCAGGAGATCGCCTCGGCGAAGCGCTGGGGCAGGGCCGAGATCCTTCAGCGCGCCGACCGCCTGGCACGGCGAGCGGTGGACCTGTGGCCGGGGCCGATCGGCGGGGTCAAGCCCACCGGTGAGGAGTGGCCGGGCTGGGCCGAGATGCGCGCCGCCCTGGTGGCGATGCCCAGCGGGACGTGGACGACGTACGGCGACGTCGCCGAGCTGATCGGCAGCCACCCGATGCCGGTGGGCGCGCACCTGGGGGCCCACCCGTCGGTGATCGGCGCCCACCGCGTCCTGACCGCGGACGGCAGGGTCTCGGCCGGCTTCCGCTGGCCGGACGGCAGTGACAGGCCGCCGCCGCGGGAGCTGCTGGCGAGCGAGGGGGTGAGGTTCGACGCGTCGGGCCGGGCCCACGAGTCGCAGCGCCTGACCGCCGCGGAGCTGGCCGTCCTGCTGGGCAAGGACGTCGCGCAGCCCGTCTCGCACGATCCGCTGCCCGACGACGAGGACGCCGAGGCGGCCGAACGGTTCCGCTCGCAGTTGCGGGAGCACTGGCCGCAGGCCTGCACCGGGGTCCTGGGCGTGCTCGACTTCTGGCGCCTCCAGGGCGGCCGCGTCTCCTACGGCCGGCACGGGGAGACGAGCTGCTTCCCGGTGCTCGACGCCGGCACGGGCCACCGGCCGCACCTCGTCTGGCCGTTCGGGATCTACCCGGTGAGCGGGACGGTGGAGGTCGTCTTCCAGTACCTCAAGGACCGCACCCCCTTCGACGACACCGAGACACGGCGGGAACTCCTGCGCCGCCTCAACGAGATCGACGGCATCGACCTGCCCGAGGCGAAGCTGGAGCTGCGCCCGTCCTTCCCGGTGCGGGTCCTCGCGGAACACGGCGAGGGGATCTGCGCGGTGCTCGACTGGTTCGTCCACACGGCCGCCCTGGACCTGGCCCGCCGCCCTTGAGTCCCCACCACCACCGGAGGCATTCGAACCCCATGCACATCTCGCGTGATCTGACCCTCCTGCGAAGCAGCGGGACACCGGAGCGGAGGGAGGGCGTCACGTGTTCCGGGGTGCTCTCCACGACGCGTCCCGTCGTCTGGGAACTCCGCCTTCCCGGACGCCCCCCGCTGACGCTGCACGACAGGCACTGGGCGAACGGCGAGCGGGACGTGGTCCTCGACAAGCCCGCCGTCGTGCCCCAGGTGTCGGCCGCCCTGTCGAACCTGTACAACCGGCTCTGGTCGGGCATAACGGGTTCCCCCTCCCGCCCGGAGAAGCGGCTCATGATGTACCCCACGTACGTCGACGGCCAGGAGCGGCCGCGCATCAGGAAGTCGCTGACCACGGCGGACCTCGCCGCCCACCTGGGGCCGGACGGGCTGCGCGCGCTCGCCGCGCGCGAGGGCGTCACCGTGGAGCCCGCGCACGATCGGCCGGACACCCTCCGGGTACCGCTGGACCTGGACGACCCCCCGCCCGGGAAGCCCTTCCAGCACGCCCTGTTCTTCCCGGCGGCGGACGGCGAGACCCCGGTGGCCGCGTTCACCTGCCTCCGCGTCGTGCCCGTCCTGCGGCACATCGGCTGGCTGCCCTCCCGGTAGGCGGCGCCTGCGGGTGGGCGGCGCCTGCGGGTGGGCGGCGCCTGCGGGCGGNTGTNGTNGTCAGGCATNNNNANGTGTNTGAACGCGACCGGTTCGGGTGGCCGATCCCCCGCGACGGTTCGGGATCGCGCCCGCCGGACGGCGGGCGGCCGGGGCCGGGCCGCCGGGGCGTGCCGTTCGGCCCGGGAGCACACTGCGGCGGGGCGGTCACGACGTCGTCGGAACGGGACGTACCGAGCGGGTCAGGCGGGGTGCGCCACCTCCGCCCAGACGGTCTTCGTGCACGCGTCCCGGGCCTCCCAGTCCCACCGCCGGGCACAGGCCGCGACGAGGAACAGGCCGCGCCCCGACGGGGCGTCGTGCGCCGCGTGGACGGCTCCCGGGGCGAGCGGTGGGCGTTCCGGCCGGGCGTCCGTCACCTCGACGCGGACGGCGTCGCGTTCGGGCACCAGGCGCAGCGCCAGGCGGAAGCCACGGCCGGGTACCCGGCCGTGGGTGACCGCGTTGGCCGCCAGCTCGGCCGTGACGAGGGCGACGATCCGCGAGGTGTCGGTGTCGTACGGGATCCCCCAGGCCGCGAGCTGCTGGACGGCGAGGCGGCGGGCGAGGCGCGCCCCGCGCCTGGTGCTGCTGAGGAGGATGGTGAACTGCGGGGGGCGAACCGGTCGTTCGGCGGCATGGGGATGTGTCATGGGGCAACCGTCGCGTGGCGCGCGGGCCCTGCCGAGGTCGGACTTCCGTACTCGTCCGCGCGGTACGGCCGTGGCGCGGATCCACACGGCGGCTGTACGGACCCGTGCCGCGGGACCGCGCCGGCGCGCCGGCGCGCCGATGGGCCGATCGGCCGGTGGGCCGCGGCGGCTCCGGTACCGGCGGCCCGCCGGGCGCGGAAGCGCTCTGGTACGGGGGCGGGAGCCGCGCGGCAGTGGTGCCCGTGCACCGCCCGTACGCCACCCCGGAGGGCATGTCCTCGAAGCCCGGTGGTACGGGGGCGCGCGGCCCCGCCACCCGTGCCCGTACGGGATTCCGTACGGCCTTTGTACGGGTCGGGGAACGTGTCCCGGGCTTCGCGGTCCGCGTTGGACATGGCCCCGGCGGTGGGGTGCGGGGGCGGAGTGTCCGGGACGGAAGGGTGTCAGAGTGGTACAGGAGACGCGGGAGAAGCGGACCGGTCGTACGACGGGGCCGAAGGAGGGCGGCGGCGACCTGCCGGGCGCGTGGTCGGCGTACGGCAGGCTGCTCCAGCACCTGCGCAAGCGCGCCGGGCTGAACCAGCAGGCGCTGGCGGAGGCCATCGGCTACTCGGTGGAGCAGGTCGCCTCGGTCGAGCAGGGGCGGCGGCCGGCGAAGGCGGCGTTCACGCGGGCGGCGGAGCGGGTACTGGAGGCGGGCGGAGTGCTGGAGGTGCTCCAGGACGAGATGGACCGGGCGAAACTCCCGCGCTTCTTCCGCAACTTCGCGGTGATCGAGGCGGATGCGGCGAGCCGGTTCTCGTACGACCCGCTGCTGGTGCCGGGGCTGTTGCAGACGGAAGACTACGCGCGGGCGGTGTTCGCGGGGCACTGTCCGCCGCTGAGCGAGGAGATCATCGACCAGCGCACGGAGGCGCGGCTGAGTCGGCAGAAGCTGCTGACGCGGGTGCCGCTGGCGGAACTGTCGTTCATCGTGAGCGAGGAGGCGTTGCGGAACCCGGTGGGCGATGCGGGGGTCATGCGCGGGCAGTGGCAACGGTTGCTGGAGGTCGGTGCGTTGCGCAACGTCGAGGTCCAGATCATGCCTGCCGCCCCGGGGTTCCATTCCGGACTGAACGGACCGTTCGTGGTGCTGGAGACCGGCGAGCACCATCGCCTCGGGTACATCGAGTCCCAAGAGGTCGGGTGTGTCGTCCGTGATCCGGCAGAGGTCAGCGCCTTCGGGTTGCGGTATGGCAAGCTGCGATCGCAGGCCCTGAACGGCGTGGAGTCTGCGCGGCTCATCGAGCGGATGGTGGGAGAGACATGAGCATGGAGCAGGTGACCGAGAACATGGACGGGCTGCGCTGGTTCAAGAGCAGCTACAGCGGATCGGGCGGCGGTGACTGCGTGGAGGTGGCCGCCGGTCCGGAGACCGTGTACGTACGGGACTCCAAGGCCGCAGGCGCCGGGCCGGTGCTGCGAGTCGGCCGGGGCGAGTGGGCGGCGTTCGTCGCGCTCACGGCGGGATAGCGCCGACCAGCACCCGAACGAGACAACGAGCCTGCTGCGTCCCCCTGATACGGCGCAGCAGGCTCGTTGTGCAACGTCGAGGTATAGGTCGTGCCTACATCACCGGCGTTCCACACTGGTCTGGACGGTCCGTTCGTGATGGTGGAGACAAGAGGGCACCGGCGCCTCGGGGCGTCGAGTCCCAGGAGGTCGGGTGTGTCGTTCGTGATCCGGCGGAGGTCAGCGCCTCCGGGTTGCGCTATGGCAAGGTGCGCTCGCAGGCTTTGAACGCCGTCGAGCCCGCGCGGCTCATCGAACGACTGGTGGGAGAAGCATGAGCGTGAAGCAGGTACCCGAGCGCACGGGCGAGCTGCACTGGTTCAAGAGCAGCTACAGCGGATCGGACGGCGGCAACTGCGTGGAGATGGCCGCCGGTCCCGACACCGTGTACGTACGGGACTCCAAGGCCGCAGGCGCCGGGCCGGTACTGCGGGTCGGCCGGAACGAGTGGGCGGCGTTCGTCGCACTCACGGCGGGATAGCGCCGACCAGCACCTTCGAGCGGAACAACGGGCTGGTTCACGTCACTTGGGGTGACGCGAACCAGCCCGTTGTCATGCCGCCGACTCAGAACAGGGCGCCCTCAGCGCCCTCACCGAAATCCGCCCCACCTCGCGCAGCAAGCTGCTCCTTGCGCTTCCGAACAGCTTCGGGAGAAGGCGGGGGCAAGTCGGGGTGCTTCTCCCTGGCCTTCTTCTCCGTCACGCCCTTGTGCAGACCAAGGTGAACCTCATCGGCATACGCCTGGTGGTTCAACTGGCGCAGCCGGTCGATGATCTCGGTCCGGGCAAGCAGACCGATGGTGTAGCGGGTGCCTTGCTCGGTCTCGTGGAAGTCGTGGTCAAGTGGAAACGTCTCGTGGGTCGAGTCGGCGGGTAGCGTATTCCCAGAGTCATCCAAGAGGTCGAACCAGCCATATGCCTCAAGGGTGACCTTATCAATCTCTCTATGGATGCGCCGAAGTTCGACGATATCTTCGTCTCGACAATCGGGGTTATGAACCAGATTGTAGACTGGAGTCAGACCGACCCCCCTCCGCAACATCAATTCCTGACGAAATTTTGAGAGACGCTCACCCAAGCATTGAAGCGAATCACTAAAATTCGGCAAGGGCATTGTCAGAAAAACATCCGTATGCGAGTAACTCAAGTCACTACGCATCTTCCCTGACCGTTCGATGGCCCACCAATAATGCGCCGCGCTGGACAGCGCAGCGAGCAGCGCCGCATCATCTGAAGCAAATACGGTAACCTTCTGATCGAATACCTTTCCGCATTCCACCAGCACCGGCATGGCCGTCTTGCTGACCTGCGCCATAGCAATACACTGCCGCAGAGGTGCCACGGCGGATTCAAGCCCCGGTGCACGCTCAGCGAACTGCCACCATTTCCGCCGCCGCGCTTCCCGTTTATTCCGATCCCGTTCGGGCTTTACCTCTCGCAAAACCTTTTCGTACGCCCTAGAAAATTTCCTCGCTTCACTTTCACTGTAGTCATGAAAATTAATGATCCATCTACTGCTTCCATGCAGCGGGTGATTATTGACGTCCTGCCCATTCACGTAGGGGAAAAGAATATCCCTATAGCGCTCGTCTTCCGCGATCCAATCCCGAGCCACCTCTTCCGAAATGATAAACCCAGCACCGAACGGAACGACCCCACGGAACGCGATCCCGCTATTCTCAAACAAAGGCGCCACCCAGGGAGACTGACGTGTCTGAGGGATGAGAGATGTAGAGATCCGACTAGATACTGCGATCCCATCAAGAACTCGTACCGCATTTTCCGCGAGCGGCACCTTACTTGTCCATACAGCACAATATTCTAGAGTAGCTGATACGGACGGCCACGGCTCCCCTTTAACGGCTCGACGTATATCAATGTTCGCGACGGCAAGTTGATCAAGCCCCACCTCGCGCGTATCACCCTGAGCAAGGGTACTTGTCGCAATTAGGCCAGATTGCCCATTCGAATTCAGAAGCTCATGAGCTCGCAATTCAAAGTAAGCGACGAGGTCAGCACTCCCCCTCTTCCCGTAAGCAACATGATCCACCATATATTCTCGATAAGCCTCCCCCGCTACGCCAGTAAGTTTATTTCCTCCCAGGAACGGCGGGTTCCCCACCACCGCATCGAACCCACCCCCCAGCGAAAACACCTCCGGGAACACCAACGGCCAATGCACCGGCCGCCGCTCCAGCGCCCCCTCTGGCAGTTCCGCCGCCAGCCACTCCTCCGCCGTGGCACGGGCCTGCCGCACCACCTCGGAGTCGTCCTCGACCCCGTCCTCCATGATCTGCTGGACGATCCACGCGGCCCGCGGGAACAGGTCCCGGATCCGCTCGCCGCCCTCCTTCTCGTACCACGGCACCCGCCCCGAGGCGCAGGTGGCGATCGCCGCTCCCGCGATGAGGTCGCCCACCAGTCGCAGGCGCCGTGAGTGCCGGTTGACCTCCTGCAGGCGTTCCCGCTTCTTCTGGAGGGCCGACAGGTCGACGCCCTTGATGGCGGTGATCGCCAGGCGTTCGCGCGTCAGCTGGTCGACCAGGTCCCGGGCCTGTTCGGCCAAGACGTCGGTCTGGCCCTGCGGCTTCATGTGGACGGACTGGAGCTGCTCCATGCTGTGCACGCCCAGCAGGGAGTCGCCGCACACCAGGCGGTCGTCCAGGAAGGTGAAGGGCCGCTCGGGATCCATGGAGACCAGC
It includes:
- a CDS encoding DUF397 domain-containing protein, whose translation is MSVKQVPERTGELHWFKSSYSGSDGGNCVEMAAGPDTVYVRDSKAAGAGPVLRVGRNEWAAFVALTAG
- a CDS encoding DUF397 domain-containing protein — its product is MSMEQVTENMDGLRWFKSSYSGSGGGDCVEVAAGPETVYVRDSKAAGAGPVLRVGRGEWAAFVALTAG
- a CDS encoding ATP-binding protein, which encodes MTHPHAAERPVRPPQFTILLSSTRRGARLARRLAVQQLAAWGIPYDTDTSRIVALVTAELAANAVTHGRVPGRGFRLALRLVPERDAVRVEVTDARPERPPLAPGAVHAAHDAPSGRGLFLVAACARRWDWEARDACTKTVWAEVAHPA
- a CDS encoding GmrSD restriction endonuclease domain-containing protein, with the translated sequence MRAQEITFLKLVQGEKQFQVPLYQRTYSWGREQLKQLWEDIGELVDQHLSGEAAAPHFLGSVVLAPGQIQAGGVQRWLVVDGQQRLTTLMLAFTALRDHLKETGDPRGADRVHRQILVNEFHEGLDHYRLLPTQADREAYTACVQSRAEAGGSDNVGAAYRFFLGALAEGREASGDDRWIATVGTVLKDLLSIVEITAESGDNVYRIFESINNTGVGLSQSDLLRNYVFMLLPKRGERVYQELWLPMQQSLGPRNLELLVWLDLVVRGHHKTKQSEIYREQQKRLQPLAGDEDALQREMARLAERGKRFLRILDPQREPSPPLRAVLERLAAWGGQTHYPLALHLLDLVDAGGTTAEDAAEALLYVESYLVRRLVCQTPTTGLNRIFMDAPKELETDRPAAEAVRRFLSGRRRRWPSDEELREAIRSKPFYWSGRPPQRSYILRRLEESYGASEPVDFAKASLSVEHVLPQRPVAAWFDLLAEETEPGQTPQELHDLLVHTLGNLTLTGDNAKLSNNPFERKQQILDSSALRMNQEIASAKRWGRAEILQRADRLARRAVDLWPGPIGGVKPTGEEWPGWAEMRAALVAMPSGTWTTYGDVAELIGSHPMPVGAHLGAHPSVIGAHRVLTADGRVSAGFRWPDGSDRPPPRELLASEGVRFDASGRAHESQRLTAAELAVLLGKDVAQPVSHDPLPDDEDAEAAERFRSQLREHWPQACTGVLGVLDFWRLQGGRVSYGRHGETSCFPVLDAGTGHRPHLVWPFGIYPVSGTVEVVFQYLKDRTPFDDTETRRELLRRLNEIDGIDLPEAKLELRPSFPVRVLAEHGEGICAVLDWFVHTAALDLARRP
- a CDS encoding helix-turn-helix domain-containing protein, giving the protein MVQETREKRTGRTTGPKEGGGDLPGAWSAYGRLLQHLRKRAGLNQQALAEAIGYSVEQVASVEQGRRPAKAAFTRAAERVLEAGGVLEVLQDEMDRAKLPRFFRNFAVIEADAASRFSYDPLLVPGLLQTEDYARAVFAGHCPPLSEEIIDQRTEARLSRQKLLTRVPLAELSFIVSEEALRNPVGDAGVMRGQWQRLLEVGALRNVEVQIMPAAPGFHSGLNGPFVVLETGEHHRLGYIESQEVGCVVRDPAEVSAFGLRYGKLRSQALNGVESARLIERMVGET